A single genomic interval of Ischnura elegans chromosome 3, ioIscEleg1.1, whole genome shotgun sequence harbors:
- the LOC124155925 gene encoding heterogeneous nuclear ribonucleoprotein H2-like produces the protein MSASGDNDDETYVLKVRGLPWSTQAEELLKFFDDCRVKDGRAGVHMIMSREGRPSGEAYVEVESDEDLEKGLKKDKEHIGHRYIEVFKTKKSEMEWVIKRSGQNLQNVMDDGCVRLRGLPYGCSKEEISNFFSGLEIIPNGISLPTDYQGRSTGEAYVQFLNKEVADRALEKHKEKIGHRYIEIFRSSLTEVRDAMGPKMRPMGFSQRPTPYDRSDRFGGMNRFGMGRGSRSFKGYGDYEDGGWGYGENSWGGGLRGRGGGGGMKPGFGSGRVGGGGGAWQGDGGHTIHMRGLPFRATESDIADFFRPINPLNIRLIYDSSGRASGEADVDFATHEEAVKAMCKDKGHMQHRYIELFMSSNSSNGQGYGHRK, from the exons ATGTCTGCTTCTGGGGATAACGATGACGAGACCTACGTCCTTAAAGTTAGGGGATTGCCATGGTCAACACAGGCTGAAGAGTTACTGAAATTTTTCGACGACTGCCGGGTGAAGGATGGCAGAGCCGGAGTTCATATGATTATGTCGAGGGAGGGAAGACCAAGTGGTGAAGCTTACGTGGAAGTTGAGAGCGATGAGGATCTGGAAAAAGGTTTGAAGAAAGATAAAGAGCATATTGGGCATAGATACATAGAGGTCTTCAAAACCAAGAAGTCGGAAATGGAGTGGGTTATTAAGAGAAGTGGGCAGAATTTGCAAAACGTGATGGACGACGGGTGTGTGAGGTTGCGAGGATTGCCCTATGGCTGCTCGAAggaggaaatttcaaattttttctcggGGCTTGAAATCATACCCAATGGAATATCTTTGCCCACAGATTATCAAGGAAGGAGTACAGGTGAAGCTTATGTGCAATTTCTCAACAAAGAAGTAGCGGATCGAGCATTAGAGAAGCACAAAGAGAAAATAGGGCATAGGTACATCGAGATATTTCGAAGCAGCTTGACGGAGGTGCGGGACGCCATGGGCCCCAAGATGCGTCCCATGGGTTTCTCCCAGAGGCCAACTCCATACGATCGTAGCGATCGCTTCGGGGGGATGAACCGGTTCGGCATGGGACGTGGATCACGAAGCTTCAAAG GTTATGGAGACTATGAGGATGGTGGCTGGGGCTACGGGGAGAACTCATGGGGAGGCGGTCTTCGTGGTCGTGGGGGAGGCGGAGGCATGAAACCTGGGTTTGGCTCGGGACGGGTCGGTGGAGGAGGGGGCGCCTGGCAGGGCGATGGGGGTCACACGATCCACATGAGGGGCCTCCCATTCAGAGCCACTGAGAGCGATATTGCAGATTTTTTCAGACCCATAAACCCCCTTAACATCCGTCTCATTTATGACAGCAGTGGACGGGCTTCTGGAGAGGCAGACGTAGATTTTGCCACTCATGAGGAGGCTGTTAAGGCTATGTGTAAAGATAAAGGTCATATGCAGCATAGATACATTGAACTTTTCATGAGTTCAAATTCCAGTAACGGTCAAGGCTATGGGCACAGAAAGTGA